In Pseudobacter ginsenosidimutans, the following are encoded in one genomic region:
- the panC gene encoding pantoate--beta-alanine ligase yields the protein MIIIKQAVRLQEYLTQQAGRGLISGFVPTMGALHQGHLSLIAESRKHAGITVCSIFVNPTQFNDPKDFDKYPKTLEQDILLLEKAGTDILFLPSVNEMYPEGLTNLEHYDLGYLETILDGKFRPGHFQGVCQVMYRLLKLVDPDLLFMGQKDYQQCMVVKRLLAIMESKTKLVPSPTVRESSGLAMSSRNMRLSADQRSEAVDISKILQFIKENLRSQSLPALKADATEKLQQSGFRVDYVEICNADTLEPLESWDGKTPLVALVAAFLGDIRLIDNMILTEIGG from the coding sequence ATGATCATTATCAAGCAAGCAGTCCGCTTACAGGAATATTTGACACAACAAGCCGGCCGCGGCCTCATTTCAGGTTTCGTACCCACTATGGGAGCCCTCCACCAGGGCCATCTCAGCCTCATCGCGGAAAGCCGCAAACACGCTGGCATCACGGTTTGCAGCATCTTCGTAAATCCCACACAGTTCAACGACCCAAAGGATTTCGACAAATACCCCAAGACACTTGAACAAGACATCCTTTTGCTGGAAAAAGCAGGCACGGATATACTTTTTTTACCATCCGTTAACGAAATGTACCCGGAGGGTTTAACAAATCTTGAACACTACGATCTTGGATATTTAGAAACCATTTTGGATGGAAAATTTCGGCCGGGACATTTTCAGGGCGTCTGCCAGGTGATGTACCGCCTCCTGAAACTGGTGGACCCCGACCTTCTTTTCATGGGACAAAAAGATTACCAGCAATGCATGGTTGTGAAGCGCTTACTGGCTATCATGGAATCGAAAACGAAGCTGGTACCCTCTCCCACTGTACGCGAAAGCAGCGGACTGGCCATGAGCAGCCGCAATATGCGGCTCAGCGCGGACCAGCGCAGCGAAGCGGTGGACATTTCCAAAATACTGCAATTCATCAAAGAAAACCTTCGTAGCCAATCCCTCCCGGCTCTCAAAGCTGATGCAACGGAAAAACTGCAGCAGTCAGGCTTCAGGGTGGACTATGTGGAGATCTGCAACGCCGATACGCTCGAACCGCTAGAGTCATGGGATGGTAAAACGCCGCTGGTGGCCCTGGTTGCGGCTTTTCTTGGAGACATTCGATTAATAGACAATATGATCCTCACGGAAATTGGAGGATAA
- the metK gene encoding methionine adenosyltransferase, with protein MPYLFTSESVSEGHPDKVADQISDALIDNFLAFDPQSKVACETLVTTGQVVLAGEVKSSAYLDVQDIARGVIRKIGYTKSEYMFEAHSCGVLSAIHEQSSDINQGVDKKKKEEQGAGDQGMMFGYATNETEDYMPLALDLAHKLLLELAVLRREGKQIKYLRPDAKSQVTLEYDDNNKPVRIDAIVISTQHDDFDTEAKMQEKIKKDMINILVPRVKEKYKKYAHLFAGKIKYHINPTGKFVIGGPHGDTGLTGRKIIVDTYGGKGAHGGGAFSGKDPSKVDRSAAYATRHIAKNLVAAGVCDEVLVQVSYAIGVAQPMGLYINTYGTSKVKKTDGQIAKIVSELFDMRPYFIEQRLKLRNPIYSETAAYGHMGRKPEVVEKTFSTPDGKTIKKKVELFTWEKLDYVSKVKKAFGIK; from the coding sequence ATGCCTTATTTATTTACTTCCGAAAGTGTGTCTGAAGGTCATCCTGATAAGGTTGCCGACCAGATTTCCGATGCGTTGATCGATAATTTTCTTGCATTCGACCCCCAATCGAAAGTTGCCTGCGAAACACTGGTAACAACAGGTCAGGTGGTGCTTGCAGGTGAAGTAAAATCTTCTGCTTACCTGGATGTTCAGGATATTGCCAGAGGTGTGATCCGCAAGATCGGTTATACCAAGAGCGAATATATGTTCGAAGCGCATTCCTGCGGTGTGCTGTCTGCTATCCATGAGCAGTCTTCAGATATCAATCAGGGTGTAGATAAAAAGAAGAAAGAAGAACAGGGCGCTGGTGACCAGGGCATGATGTTCGGATACGCTACCAACGAAACAGAAGATTATATGCCGCTGGCACTCGACCTGGCACATAAACTCCTGCTGGAACTGGCAGTGCTCCGCCGCGAAGGAAAACAGATCAAGTATCTGCGTCCTGACGCCAAGAGCCAGGTAACGCTCGAATACGACGATAACAACAAACCAGTTCGTATTGACGCTATCGTGATCTCTACCCAGCATGACGACTTCGATACTGAAGCCAAAATGCAGGAGAAGATCAAGAAGGATATGATCAATATCCTGGTTCCACGCGTAAAAGAAAAATACAAGAAATACGCACACCTCTTTGCAGGTAAGATCAAATACCATATCAACCCCACAGGAAAATTCGTGATCGGCGGACCACACGGAGACACTGGTCTCACAGGCCGTAAGATCATCGTTGACACCTACGGTGGAAAAGGCGCACACGGCGGTGGCGCATTCAGCGGCAAAGATCCTTCCAAAGTGGACCGTTCAGCAGCTTATGCAACACGCCATATCGCCAAGAACCTGGTTGCTGCCGGTGTTTGCGACGAAGTACTGGTTCAGGTTTCATACGCTATCGGCGTTGCACAACCGATGGGCCTTTACATCAATACCTACGGAACTTCAAAAGTGAAGAAGACAGACGGACAGATCGCGAAGATCGTTTCCGAGCTCTTCGACATGCGCCCTTACTTCATCGAACAGCGTCTGAAGCTCCGTAACCCCATCTACAGCGAAACTGCAGCTTATGGACACATGGGCCGCAAACCTGAAGTGGTAGAAAAAACCTTCAGCACGCCGGATGGAAAAACGATCAAGAAAAAAGTGGAGCTCTTCACCTGGGAGAAACTGGACTATGTGAGTAAAGTGAAGAAAGCTTTCGGCATCAAATAA
- the rfaE2 gene encoding D-glycero-beta-D-manno-heptose 1-phosphate adenylyltransferase: MKSPQVIDTRIISLETAKRQIAQWRLLSKTVSFTNGCFDILHRGHIFSLSQAAMEADFLIVGLNSDASCKRLKGPTRPVNDEHSRALVLASLVMVDAVVIFEEDTPLELIKALMPDVLVKGGDYTVEQIAGAKEVMANGGRVVINPIVEGFSTTGTIEKLKSGK, translated from the coding sequence ATGAAATCACCTCAGGTAATAGACACCAGGATCATCAGCCTGGAAACAGCAAAGCGACAGATAGCCCAGTGGAGGCTGCTCAGTAAGACCGTTTCCTTCACCAACGGTTGTTTCGATATCCTCCATCGCGGACATATCTTCAGTTTGTCGCAAGCCGCCATGGAAGCGGATTTCCTGATCGTCGGCCTTAATTCCGACGCCAGTTGCAAACGCCTCAAGGGCCCCACAAGACCTGTGAACGATGAACATTCCCGCGCACTGGTACTGGCCTCACTGGTAATGGTAGACGCAGTTGTGATCTTTGAAGAAGATACTCCGCTTGAACTGATCAAAGCTTTGATGCCGGATGTGCTGGTGAAAGGCGGCGACTATACCGTTGAACAGATCGCCGGCGCCAAAGAGGTAATGGCCAATGGCGGCCGTGTAGTGATCAATCCCATCGTGGAAGGTTTCTCCACCACAGGCACTATCGAAAAATTAAAGTCAGGTAAATAA
- a CDS encoding hydroxymethylglutaryl-CoA lyase translates to MSTVHLVECPRDAMQGWPVIIPVEQKIEYLNSLLRVGFQTLDFGSFVSPKAIPQMADTRFVIPQLDWRDTDTKLLAIVANLRGAQDAVEYEAVRYLGFPFSVSETFQQRNTNSSIAQSLETVAGIQQLCIRKRKKLVVYLSMGFGNPYGDPWSEQIVFQWAEKLVEMGVTIISVADTVGLATPDQVGTITEYLVKSLPDTEIGVHLHSTALNWKPKIDAALQAGCLRFDGALKGIGGCPMANDELVGNMNTELMIEHFESLGILPALDKKALVESLQLADRIFTTAHS, encoded by the coding sequence ATGTCAACAGTGCACCTCGTAGAATGCCCGCGCGACGCCATGCAGGGCTGGCCCGTGATCATTCCCGTTGAACAAAAGATCGAATACCTGAACAGCCTGCTGCGTGTAGGCTTTCAGACACTGGACTTCGGCAGTTTCGTTTCCCCCAAAGCGATCCCGCAAATGGCCGATACCAGGTTTGTGATCCCCCAGCTCGACTGGCGCGATACCGATACCAAACTGCTGGCCATCGTTGCCAATCTCCGCGGCGCACAGGATGCTGTTGAATATGAAGCCGTGCGCTATCTCGGATTCCCTTTCTCCGTTTCCGAAACCTTTCAGCAACGAAATACCAACAGCTCCATCGCCCAATCACTGGAAACAGTGGCCGGCATACAACAACTCTGCATCCGCAAACGAAAGAAACTGGTAGTGTACCTCTCAATGGGATTCGGAAACCCTTATGGCGATCCCTGGTCTGAACAGATCGTTTTTCAATGGGCGGAAAAATTGGTGGAGATGGGCGTTACCATCATTTCTGTTGCCGATACAGTTGGGCTGGCAACGCCGGACCAGGTAGGCACCATTACGGAGTACCTTGTGAAATCATTACCGGATACTGAGATCGGTGTGCACCTGCATTCCACTGCCCTCAACTGGAAACCCAAGATAGACGCGGCTTTGCAGGCAGGATGCCTTCGCTTCGACGGCGCACTAAAAGGCATCGGCGGCTGCCCCATGGCCAATGATGAACTGGTGGGAAATATGAATACGGAACTGATGATCGAACATTTTGAATCACTCGGCATATTGCCGGCTCTCGATAAAAAAGCATTGGTAGAAAGCCTGCAACTGGCAGACCGGATATTTACCACTGCGCATAGCTGA
- a CDS encoding DUF4294 domain-containing protein, whose protein sequence is MNPVRNISLHKLAVSAFVLFLGTTALAQTPDTTGIPPTVKQPELGPNDTIVVHAMIINNELVPSGFMDWCWIKAPYPKEKLRKRQEWTRLRNAIYVTYPYAKRAGAIMNDMNAKLANITDKEARKKYIKSREGELKKEFTKPLSDLSVYQGKVLMKLINRQTGNNCYEIIKEYKGGFTARCYQTVAFFFSSNLKQPYNAQGDEREMESIVLEMERMYRL, encoded by the coding sequence ATGAACCCCGTGCGAAACATATCATTACATAAACTGGCTGTATCTGCATTTGTGCTGTTCCTGGGCACTACCGCCCTGGCACAAACGCCGGATACAACCGGAATTCCCCCCACTGTAAAGCAGCCCGAACTGGGTCCGAATGATACCATCGTGGTACATGCCATGATCATCAACAATGAGTTGGTCCCTTCCGGGTTTATGGATTGGTGCTGGATAAAAGCGCCGTACCCGAAAGAAAAGCTGAGGAAGCGGCAGGAATGGACCAGGCTCCGCAATGCGATCTACGTTACCTATCCATATGCGAAGAGGGCAGGCGCTATCATGAATGACATGAACGCCAAACTTGCAAACATCACCGATAAGGAAGCTAGAAAGAAGTACATCAAGAGCCGTGAAGGTGAATTGAAAAAAGAATTCACCAAGCCATTGTCCGACCTCTCTGTGTACCAGGGCAAAGTGTTGATGAAGCTTATCAACCGGCAGACAGGTAATAACTGTTACGAGATCATCAAGGAATACAAAGGCGGGTTCACTGCCCGTTGCTATCAGACGGTTGCTTTCTTCTTCAGCAGCAATCTCAAACAACCATACAATGCCCAGGGCGACGAGCGCGAAATGGAATCCATTGTACTGGAGATGGAGCGGATGTACCGCCTCTGA
- the rlmB gene encoding 23S rRNA (guanosine(2251)-2'-O)-methyltransferase RlmB, whose amino-acid sequence MEGFHRRQGAGIKKSQLIIGRQPIIEAIEAGRAIDKIFFQRGVTGDAIGKIRTLARDNNIPIQQVPPEKLNGLTKANHQGTIAIAGLVQYLDLQQVIDHIVSAGETPLMVMLDGVTDVRNIGAIARTAVCCGAQALIIPDKGVGALNEEAIKSSAGALEKIHVCRVNSLMKAVDTLHLNGIKVYASEMTANETVFELEYRDPCCIIAGSEDKGVFSGLLKISDSIFKIPMAGNFESLNVSVATGMILYEAMKQRMLNK is encoded by the coding sequence ATGGAAGGATTTCATAGAAGACAGGGCGCCGGTATCAAAAAATCACAACTGATCATCGGCAGACAGCCGATCATCGAAGCTATCGAAGCCGGAAGGGCTATCGATAAGATCTTCTTTCAACGCGGTGTCACCGGCGATGCCATCGGCAAGATCAGAACCCTGGCCCGCGATAACAATATTCCCATTCAGCAGGTACCTCCTGAAAAACTGAATGGACTCACCAAAGCCAATCACCAGGGCACTATCGCCATTGCAGGATTGGTTCAGTATTTGGACCTCCAGCAGGTGATAGATCATATCGTCAGCGCCGGCGAAACACCGCTGATGGTGATGCTGGATGGCGTTACCGATGTGCGCAATATCGGCGCCATTGCCAGGACTGCCGTCTGCTGCGGCGCGCAGGCCCTCATCATTCCGGACAAAGGCGTAGGAGCCCTCAATGAGGAAGCCATCAAATCCTCCGCAGGTGCACTGGAGAAGATCCATGTCTGCCGCGTCAACAGCCTCATGAAAGCGGTGGACACCCTCCACCTCAACGGTATCAAGGTCTACGCTTCCGAAATGACAGCCAATGAAACTGTTTTCGAACTGGAATACCGTGATCCTTGTTGTATCATTGCCGGCAGTGAAGACAAAGGCGTTTTTTCAGGATTGCTGAAGATCAGCGACAGCATCTTCAAGATCCCCATGGCCGGGAATTTTGAATCCCTGAACGTTTCTGTTGCCACCGGCATGATCCTGTATGAAGCAATGAAACAACGTATGCTGAACAAATAG
- a CDS encoding glycogen/starch synthase: protein MLTKKRILFIANEMSPYLEMTEFSETVNRLAIKANENGYEVRCIMPRFGVINERRHRLHEVVRLSGINVSVDNDDYPLQIKVASLPNARLQVYFLDNEDLFKRKYIFNDEQEKWFDDNGLRSVFFCKGALETVKKFGWPPDIIHCSGWMTGLIPLYQKTAYKKEPVFAHSKMIYTMGNNTFKEKLGADFLKIANINPNIKEKDLEPFKEANNLAMFRGGATYADAITFGADKVDKKLVEEFGKVKGKKVLTYNAESDLTDYLQLYSDLAK, encoded by the coding sequence ATGCTGACAAAGAAAAGAATTTTATTTATTGCCAACGAAATGTCTCCTTACCTGGAAATGACCGAATTTTCTGAAACGGTCAATCGTTTGGCGATAAAAGCAAATGAGAATGGTTATGAAGTACGTTGCATTATGCCCCGGTTTGGTGTGATCAATGAGCGTAGACATCGTTTGCACGAAGTAGTACGTTTATCAGGGATCAATGTGAGTGTTGATAATGATGATTATCCGCTGCAGATCAAGGTTGCTTCTCTCCCCAATGCCCGCTTGCAGGTTTATTTCCTCGACAATGAAGACCTCTTCAAACGCAAATATATCTTTAATGATGAGCAGGAAAAATGGTTCGACGACAATGGTCTGAGATCTGTTTTCTTCTGTAAAGGCGCACTGGAAACCGTGAAAAAATTCGGTTGGCCGCCGGACATCATTCATTGCAGTGGCTGGATGACCGGCCTGATCCCGCTCTACCAAAAGACAGCATACAAGAAGGAGCCAGTTTTTGCCCATAGCAAAATGATCTATACCATGGGCAACAACACCTTCAAGGAAAAACTGGGCGCTGATTTCCTCAAGATCGCCAATATCAATCCCAACATCAAGGAAAAGGACCTCGAGCCTTTCAAGGAAGCCAATAACCTGGCAATGTTCAGAGGTGGAGCTACCTATGCCGATGCCATCACATTCGGCGCTGACAAGGTAGATAAAAAACTGGTGGAGGAATTTGGTAAAGTGAAGGGAAAGAAAGTGTTGACCTATAACGCTGAATCTGATTTAACAGACTATTTACAATTGTATTCCGACCTTGCTAAGTAA
- a CDS encoding DUF4270 family protein yields MNRKIFASAITVLTGIFVYSSCTKVDSTDLGNDLIPVVDNVHTFETVLDVVTDNFLYPDTTRTNGGDLHALGLIGNDPEFGATSANMYTAFTYGSQKVHPFVNKDSVVIDSVVLSLGYVTAYGDTNSVQTVEVSQIDNSTPGNFNDTFTYKLNHPPFPEMGGVRGTKTYAIKDLNDSLMYVNNGKDTIKSNNQLRIRLDNAFANQFVTGDTTNMYINDSSFRSNFRGLAIKMSAGSPTKAGISYFNLQAENTRLTVYCRVTVNGQVDTISPYFPANPVYTANLIKKTPANNYLAYLNNGNPDDDKVYLQSSPGSFASIKIKGLDTFQAKNRVIHRAELIMERIALPSNDTYGPVPLLFLNAVNEVGDSSITIRSDFTYTGDGSNNYDVAGFGGMFQTNRYVFNLTRYMQTGVSKGYRLYKTLQVYAPFYTKPYLEQPNGTIVALPPGVQPYNVNSPVGYGRVVLGGGSHPTQKMRVRIIYSKI; encoded by the coding sequence GTGAATCGGAAAATCTTTGCCTCAGCTATTACGGTTCTTACCGGCATTTTCGTCTATAGTTCCTGTACAAAAGTTGATTCTACTGACCTGGGCAATGATCTGATCCCCGTGGTAGATAATGTACATACGTTCGAAACCGTGCTGGACGTAGTGACAGATAATTTCCTGTATCCCGATACTACCAGGACCAATGGGGGAGACCTCCATGCACTTGGCCTGATCGGTAATGATCCTGAATTTGGCGCCACTTCCGCCAATATGTACACGGCATTCACTTACGGATCGCAAAAAGTTCATCCTTTCGTCAACAAGGATTCCGTAGTGATCGATTCTGTAGTGTTATCACTGGGATATGTTACAGCTTACGGAGATACCAATTCCGTTCAGACAGTGGAAGTATCGCAGATCGACAATTCAACGCCGGGTAATTTCAACGACACCTTTACTTATAAGCTGAACCATCCGCCTTTCCCTGAAATGGGCGGGGTGCGTGGCACAAAGACCTATGCCATCAAGGACCTTAACGATTCCCTGATGTACGTGAACAATGGTAAGGATACCATCAAGTCGAACAACCAGCTCCGCATAAGACTGGATAATGCTTTTGCCAATCAGTTTGTGACCGGTGATACTACCAACATGTACATCAACGATAGTAGTTTCCGTTCCAATTTCAGAGGACTGGCTATCAAAATGAGTGCAGGCTCTCCCACCAAAGCAGGCATCTCTTATTTCAACCTTCAGGCGGAAAACACCCGTTTGACAGTGTATTGCAGGGTTACAGTAAATGGCCAGGTAGATACAATCTCCCCTTATTTCCCGGCAAATCCTGTGTATACCGCCAATCTCATAAAGAAAACACCAGCCAATAATTATCTGGCATATCTCAACAACGGAAATCCGGATGACGATAAAGTGTATCTGCAAAGTTCCCCCGGTTCTTTCGCCTCTATCAAGATCAAAGGACTGGATACCTTCCAGGCAAAGAACCGCGTGATCCACAGGGCTGAACTGATAATGGAAAGAATAGCTTTACCATCCAATGATACTTACGGGCCTGTACCCTTACTGTTCCTCAACGCCGTGAATGAAGTGGGAGACTCTTCCATCACCATCCGCAGTGATTTTACCTATACCGGAGATGGCAGCAACAATTATGACGTTGCAGGTTTCGGAGGAATGTTCCAGACCAACAGGTATGTTTTCAATCTCACCCGCTATATGCAAACAGGGGTATCAAAAGGCTACAGGCTTTATAAAACCCTGCAGGTATATGCTCCATTCTACACAAAACCCTACCTGGAGCAACCGAATGGTACAATTGTTGCGCTCCCGCCTGGCGTACAGCCCTACAACGTGAACTCACCCGTTGGCTATGGCCGGGTAGTGCTCGGAGGTGGTAGCCATCCTACCCAGAAAATGAGGGTCAGAATTATTTATTCTAAAATTTAA
- a CDS encoding NUDIX domain-containing protein — MNQSENPWKILSSEEKYLNPWIRVTEYKVINPSGGNGIYGKVGFRNLAVGVVPLDAELNTWLVGQYRFTLNQYSWEIPEGGAPEGTDPVLSAHRELLEETGLVADSMEKILEMHLSNSVTDEYAVIYLARNLTQQTACPEETEQLQVIRLPFEEVFKMVEDGRITDSMSVAAILKIKLMIADGRIS, encoded by the coding sequence ATGAATCAATCCGAAAATCCCTGGAAAATTCTTTCCTCGGAAGAAAAATACCTCAACCCCTGGATAAGGGTCACGGAATACAAAGTGATCAATCCATCCGGAGGCAATGGCATTTACGGGAAAGTAGGTTTCAGGAACCTGGCGGTAGGCGTAGTGCCGCTGGATGCTGAGCTCAATACCTGGCTGGTAGGGCAGTATCGTTTTACACTCAACCAGTACAGTTGGGAGATCCCGGAAGGCGGAGCGCCGGAAGGCACTGATCCCGTTCTCTCCGCTCACAGGGAACTGCTGGAAGAAACCGGGCTGGTAGCGGATTCCATGGAAAAGATCCTGGAAATGCACCTGTCCAACTCCGTTACTGATGAATATGCCGTAATTTACCTGGCAAGGAACCTCACCCAACAAACCGCCTGCCCGGAAGAGACCGAGCAATTACAGGTAATCAGATTACCTTTCGAAGAAGTATTCAAAATGGTGGAAGATGGACGGATCACAGACTCCATGTCTGTTGCCGCCATCCTCAAAATAAAACTCATGATCGCAGATGGAAGGATTTCATAG
- the panD gene encoding aspartate 1-decarboxylase: MDIEVLKSKVHRAVITEANLNYVGSLTLDENLMEAANMIENEKIQVVNVNNGTRIETYLIKGKRGSGVCCLNGPAARQGAVGDTVIIISYARMDFEKAKTFKPWIVFPKEGNIL, encoded by the coding sequence ATGGATATTGAAGTGCTCAAATCTAAGGTTCACAGGGCAGTAATTACAGAAGCTAACCTCAATTATGTAGGCAGTCTAACACTGGATGAAAACCTGATGGAAGCAGCCAATATGATTGAGAATGAAAAAATACAGGTGGTGAACGTGAATAACGGTACCCGCATCGAAACTTATCTCATCAAAGGCAAAAGAGGCTCGGGCGTTTGCTGCCTCAACGGTCCGGCCGCCCGTCAGGGCGCCGTTGGCGATACAGTTATTATCATTTCCTATGCGAGAATGGATTTTGAAAAGGCAAAAACTTTCAAACCCTGGATCGTATTTCCGAAGGAAGGTAATATCTTGTAA
- a CDS encoding lysylphosphatidylglycerol synthase transmembrane domain-containing protein — MNKKIKSLIQYAIILALVVFLVWWSLASIKPDQWPLIKHSLTHANYWLLVPVVVALLASHLSRAIRWKILMEPLGYKPRLSNTYMAVLIGYMANLAVPRLGEVLKCTVLARYEKVPADKMVGTIVAERAFDLVCLVIVMVITIITQTDLIGDFLYGMMTDTFGSKTQSISISRILILVGILAALAAGAIFIFKKFSHVGFIRKIRKVIDGIWQGLTSVRLVKKKGWFIFHSLFIWAMYLMSVQIGMYALTETAGFGIKASMAVLFSGSIAMIITPSGIGAYPILVSKTMKLYGLNEAYGQAFGWLLWTVQFFQMLLCGVVALILLPWLNKQKDDHEITSGNRHQDHQPGNSKATDSPVEAAQ, encoded by the coding sequence ATGAACAAGAAGATCAAGAGCCTTATACAATACGCAATCATTCTGGCCCTGGTAGTTTTTCTCGTTTGGTGGTCACTGGCCAGTATCAAGCCGGACCAATGGCCATTGATCAAACATTCTCTCACCCACGCCAATTACTGGTTACTGGTTCCCGTGGTGGTGGCGCTGCTGGCCAGTCACCTGAGCCGCGCCATCCGCTGGAAGATCCTGATGGAGCCGTTGGGTTATAAACCCCGTCTCTCCAATACATATATGGCCGTACTCATCGGTTATATGGCCAACCTGGCCGTACCCCGGCTGGGTGAAGTGCTGAAATGCACTGTGCTTGCCCGTTATGAGAAGGTTCCTGCAGACAAGATGGTGGGCACCATCGTGGCGGAAAGGGCTTTCGACCTGGTCTGCCTGGTGATCGTAATGGTGATCACCATCATCACCCAAACCGATCTGATCGGTGATTTCCTTTATGGGATGATGACAGACACTTTCGGTTCCAAAACACAAAGTATTTCCATTTCCCGCATATTGATACTCGTTGGTATCCTCGCCGCACTCGCAGCAGGCGCCATTTTCATTTTCAAAAAATTCAGTCACGTTGGATTTATCCGGAAGATCCGCAAAGTGATCGATGGCATCTGGCAGGGCCTCACCAGTGTACGCCTGGTAAAGAAGAAAGGATGGTTTATCTTCCATAGTCTCTTCATCTGGGCTATGTATCTCATGAGCGTGCAGATAGGTATGTATGCTCTCACAGAAACAGCAGGCTTCGGCATCAAAGCCTCCATGGCCGTGCTTTTCAGTGGAAGTATCGCCATGATCATCACACCCAGCGGTATCGGTGCCTACCCCATCCTGGTATCGAAAACGATGAAGCTGTACGGACTGAATGAAGCATACGGACAAGCATTCGGATGGCTGCTCTGGACTGTACAATTCTTCCAGATGCTGCTCTGCGGTGTTGTTGCCCTCATACTCCTGCCCTGGCTGAACAAACAAAAAGACGATCATGAAATCACCTCAGGTAATAGACACCAGGATCATCAGCCTGGAAACAGCAAAGCGACAGATAGCCCAGTGGAGGCTGCTCAGTAA